From Zea mays cultivar B73 chromosome 3, Zm-B73-REFERENCE-NAM-5.0, whole genome shotgun sequence:
CAGTAACCAAAAAACTGAACTCCAAATGAAATAAAAAATGCAGCAACCATAGCCCATGATAAAATTTGAAAGTTCATAACTATAAAATGAAATTATAGCTTGCTGCACAGCACACACACCATAACTATAAACTGAAATTATAGCTTGCAGCATAGTAGCAGTACACAGCCATAGAGGATAGAGCATGATATAATACCAAAAGTGTAGCTCATAATTCAAAAAAAAAACATCCAGCAGGCAGCATCAATCATCCATAAACATTATAGCTTGTTGCACAGCACACACACACAGAACCATAAGTCCATAACTCCATAAGACCATAGCCATAAGAGTATAAAGACCATAAGCTTGCTATCTTGCTGCACACACACACTCAGCACTTCAGTTCAGTCTGCACTCAGCAATCAGACCTTCAGAAGTTCAGATCACCTGTCCTGTCCACACTCACACGCCATTCTGCATAACACACACACACTCACAGTCTCACACTGcataacacacacacacacacactcacACGCCAGATCACCTGTCTTATCCACCAGACAGCACACCAGATCACCAATTCACCAGCATTGCATAACACACAGTCACACTCACACAGTCACACACCAAATCCATTACTGTACTACTATTTTGAAAACGCCAAACCATATCTGCCTATATCCGTTTGGCGTTCAAATAAGCTTAGCAAATAAGTCAGCAAAGAAAAAACCATGGAGATATGGTTAGTAGTAGTAGAGTCAAAGATCCGGTTCTACACTATATCAGGAAAGAAAATGCCAAACAGATATGGTTAAAAACAGCAAATAAGTCACCAAGCTAGGGCCATTAAGAGTAGTAGTAGAGTCAAATACCTGAAATGTTAGGTGATGTGTTAGGTGTTGCTGATGCCTTGTTGATGACCTTCAGCTGTCAAAGTTAGGATCTGTCAGTAGGTACTCATTAATCAAAAAAGAAAGATATCAAAGTTTCGTTTATTACTTTCTTGTATGGCCATGCAAGCGACATCATGTGAGCAGTAGCCATAGTTTGCATATCATCGTAGGGACGAGCCAACACTGCATCTCTTTTCaggacacaagtcacaacaacttCACAAAATTGCCTTCCAATGGGCAGATCTGCAACTATGGTACTCGGATTAGTTGAAACTATTATTCCTTTGGCCACAGGTTGATCCGATCTCAACAAAGCATATAATATGGCTTCTCTTCCAACCTGATACAAGCGATAAACACAAAATTAGAAGCATGATAAGGATAATACTGGTTAGAAGGATGAAAGTATTACCAAAGAATTATGTTTAGAATGAGAAGCATCATTAGTGCCTGGTGCAGTGCTTGGTGCAATTGTGTCCTCATCATTACAATCGTCATCTCCATATGCATTATCTTCATCACCATGTTCTAACCTTGAATTCTGTTACAAACATTTGGTGAATTATGAGTAAATCGGAAGATAAACATTACTTTGTGTAACAACAAAGAAAATTTATACCACATTTTGACGTGATGTGGAACCATGCTGTGACATGGGCCCTTCACTTGCCCTGTCTAGTTGTGCCCTTTCCTCAATTTCTGCCTGCAATTGAAGTATGCGTTTTTCTAGAGCAGCCTTGTCCTTTTCAGCTTTGGTACGAGCCAGAATCTCCATTTGTAGTCTTGTTGGTGCATAACCCTTCAACCCAGGGGTGCCAATATCTTGAGGAGTTGGGCCTAAACCCACAGCACGGATATATCCTTTTGGCTCTTTCTCTCCACAAACAAGAGCAAATACATCACCTTCCTGAATTGTTTTCTCCTTTAACTCTGGATATACTTGGACAACATCTTTAAGTTTATTCTATGAAATAAACACATGTTATTTATTCTGTCTAAATAGTATTACTAACACTTAGGAAAAAGACTTACGATAATTGGCTCTGCCTGAATTGAAGGAACACCATTTTTTCTTGTATGGGTTTTGATAAAGGTTTCATCTCTTCGTGGGGGGCGTCCTAGTTTCATAGCCTAGAAATGGTTAAGACAAAAGTCTGAGTAGTACTAGATAGATTGCTCATATCAAAAAATCGGAGTTCGATAATTAGTACTACTGGACATATTGCAAAAAAATCGGAGTTCGATAATTACCAAAAATATGAGTACAATAATTAGTAAGACAGATTAAACATACCAATTTATGCTCTGAACATGCAAAGCTCACACTACCAGATGTATGGAGCAATTGTACCTTTTGCCGGCTTACTTTTCCAGCTTTCGAACGAGCCTAGGACATAGCAGAAGTGTTTAAGAACTGAAAATATACATGTTGACAGCTACACTTTGCACATATAAAGATGTTTGTTACCTGAAATTCAGAAGTCAACCAATATTCATAGAGAAATTTCCAATCAGCGTCACTAACCCTTTTATCTGGACATTCTTCAATTTCATCTAGAGACAAATCAGGATCAAAATACAACTCCTTTATGGTTGACTTGAATTCTTTCCATTTTCTCCCAGCAGTACGCATAACCCAGTTTAAGGCAGCAGGATCAATATCAAAATATGACTTTATATCATCCCACAACTCATATTTCTTCTCAACATCAATAAGCCTCCAATCCTTGCAAGCAATTGATATTTTCTTTCTAACTTGACAGCCAATAACACTAGAAAGTTGCCTAGCATTTTCACCAATAGGTTGACCATAACCATTGAGTAAAATTTTTAGTTTTGGCATGTCAGGTGTCCTTGAGAATATGTCATCCTTCTTAGTTATGCCCCTTCCTTTCCTATTCTTTGTACCATTGTTTACATTACTGTTTTGATGACCTGAAGCAGTAATTGATTTAAGTCTATAGCCCATTATATATAAGTACTACTATTAAAGTAAAATGAAAACAATTACCTCCAGAGTTATTGAGCAAGTCTCCATCTAGATGCAAATCATCAAACACTCTTTCCTCCTCAATCTGAGCCCTATTTCGTTCAGGTCTTGGGCGCAAGTTTGGTCCTTCAATTCTTGCAGTATTTGTGTCATGAATTTTCTGCAAGCAAACGGTATTACTAAGAACTTGTTGTGCCATTATAGGGATGTTTAGAGCTGCCATTATAGGGATGTTTAGAGCTGCCAACTTCCTAGGCTGCCATTACTAAGATTCTTGCAACATACCTTTTGTTTTTTCCTAGGCTGAACTTGCTGTGCCATTATAGGGATGTTTAGAGCTGCCAACTTCCTTTTGTTTTTTTCAATATTTTCAATCCTTTGCTGTGCATAAGCATTGCATGAGATAGAATTATTGTTTCCTCTTGCGCTTGACATTTTGTTTCCTGAGAAATTGAGAATGAGATCAGTCACCATCTAAGTTTCGTCAAAATGATAAAATAAGCAAAATGATAAAATAAGCATAAAGGCAGTAATAACAAACTTACTTTCTAGACTTATTTCCCTGTTTTATTCCACTAACAATTACACCATCTATATCTGTTCTAGCACATGGAACTCGTCCAGCAACCACACTTACACACACATTTGGGTTTAGATCAGCCACTACCTCTGCAACATCATTAACATGACCTAGAATTTCATTTTCAGCATCTTGACTTCCATACAAATCTCGAGATTTTGGCTGAACAACAGCAACCCATTCAGTCTCAATAGGATCAGCAACATAGTAAACTTGAGCTGCTTGTGATGCTAATATGAAAGGTTCATCTGATATGTTTTGACCAGTATTGAATAAATGTTTGAAATTAACTGTGGTGATCCCAAATTGATCTGTTCTAACCCATTTGTTGTGCACACGATTATCAACCCAATCACACTTGAAAAGCATAACATTTCCGTTGTGGTGATAGTTCAATTCCAGAATTTCTTTTATGATACCATAGTAGATGATTTTATCTACTATTTGATTGTCATTATTTCCTCTTTCAAAACATGTTGTATCTGCAACTAGAGCTACACCACTACTTTGGACAGGCCTATTTTCATCATAGGACTGTGTATGGAAGGCAAACCCATTTACTGTGTAGCTGTTATACTGATGTGCAATCATCATTGGTCCCTTAGCTAAAATTTTGATCTCTTCTGGAGCTTCCTCACATATTTCTTCAACCTGAGATTATTAGTACTTTAATAGAGTAAAAGCTTTCTTCTATCATATTCTAAATGTACAGGTTTGCTTACTACTTACATGCAACCTAAACCAGTCATGAAATGTTTTATGCTGCATGCGGTTGATCTCACGTTTGTTTCTAACACCAATTGAGGAGAGATAAAGAGCATGTTTGCTGAAAAGGACATAGTTGGAAAGGACACATTAGCATATTTGAAAAAGGACATAATTATGTCCTTGAGGAGAGAAAACTTACTCTAAGTATGGTTCTATATTAGCATAGTTGAACAGGACATATCTATGTGCTTGCAGCCATGTCTTGTAATCAAGATTGACAATACACTTGCCTGCCAATCCTCGACCAATATTTTCAAAGAAAGGAGTTGTAACA
This genomic window contains:
- the LOC103650297 gene encoding uncharacterized protein, translated to MSSARGNNNSISCNAYAQQRIENIEKNKRKLAALNIPIMAQQVQPRKKQKKIHDTNTARIEGPNLRPRPERNRAQIEEERVFDDLHLDGDLLNNSGGHQNSNVNNGTKNRKGRGITKKDDIFSRTPDMPKLKILLNGYGQPIGENARQLSSVIGCQVRKKISIACKDWRLIDVEKKYELWDDIKSYFDIDPAALNWVMRTAGRKWKEFKSTIKELYFDPDLSLDEIEECPDKRVSDADWKFLYEYWLTSEFQARSKAGKVSRQKVQLLHTSGSVSFACSEHKLAMKLGRPPRRDETFIKTHTRKNGVPSIQAEPIINKLKDVVQVYPELKEKTIQEGDVFALVCGEKEPKGYIRAVGLGPTPQDIGTPGLKGYAPTRLQMEILARTKAEKDKAALEKRILQLQAEIEERAQLDRASEGPMSQHGSTSRQNVNSRLEHGDEDNAYGDDDCNDEDTIAPSTAPGTNDASHSKHNSLVGREAILYALLRSDQPVAKGIIVSTNPSTIVADLPIGRQFCEVVVTCVLKRDAVLARPYDDMQTMATAHMMSLAWPYKKLKVINKASATPNTSPNISGNGQC